A genomic region of Populus nigra chromosome 11, ddPopNigr1.1, whole genome shotgun sequence contains the following coding sequences:
- the LOC133668629 gene encoding uncharacterized protein LOC133668629 has product MAGFKVAAEVMRSASPVDCATVLASWSPKKVHLNRYRTQPVVLFISSTETAQSLSEPIYVMVSRSGRHLDPKGAIQHIAIYKIEKVLLPKDIFASNAPAPAPVAPAPEKPAKAVPAANVESSVAPVDISSAVWFMHNNVVGSVGIVAAAVFAL; this is encoded by the exons ATGGCTGGATTCAAAGTTGCTGCTGAAGTTATGCGCTCTGCTTCTCCAGTGGATTGTGCCACGGTTCTTGCTTCTTGGTCACCGAAGAAAGTGCACCTGAACCGATATCGAACTCAACCTGTTGTGCTCTTCATATCATCGACTGAAACAGCCCAGTCACTATCTGA GCCTATATATGTAATGGTCAGCAGGTCTGGAAGACATCTAGACCCAAAAGGTGCTATTCAG CATATAGCCATTTATAAGATTGAAAAGGTTCTCCTCCCTAAGGACATTTTTGCTTCTAATGCTCCAGCTCCAGCACCAGTGGCACCTGCACCAGAAAAACCTGCAAAGGCGGTTCCTGCGGCAAATGTTGAGAGTTCTGTGGCTCCTGTGGATATATCCAGTGCAGTTTGGTTTATGCATAATAATGTGGTGGGATCAGTTGGTATAGTTGCTGCTGCAGTGTTTGCTTTGTAA